A window of the Mauremys reevesii isolate NIE-2019 linkage group 26, ASM1616193v1, whole genome shotgun sequence genome harbors these coding sequences:
- the LOC120391652 gene encoding uncharacterized protein LOC120391652 — MGLGHQTRGRAQQKLPPIMWTDLVFHLPPCQPPLEDRPLVKAREAWRSAGPPGQVADPSGRGHRMGRQKERKKLAPRAILEHGRGGTGSSPPSCSPSKTPAEALSAPQAPRDAASREKPKLRKILVDLRPVLENVMEPWDSWEGCSETRSIRSAGCSPRERGQPSRGGRDSRGGASAVEDQTHRVTSLPPIAAQPRDSGQAAVARKPPLSQAQVPRDGALARQAAPRQEPTAPVTFPKISLQPEPAEQLLPPERSSSAEMAGAGSLLRPERSPDIQLPTRLLLQRLQETTTSQNHQLIAQALQSLRKELQGEAPASPSEGERWRLLREPALNRKDDARRRNRKAVGLHPGAAERRLVKLTWRTGSPIAGNTREAACPQIHR; from the exons ATGGGCTTGGGCCACCAGACCAGGGGAAGAGCTCAGCAGAAATTACCACCCATCATGTGGACGGACCTGGTGTTCCACCTGCCCCCATGCCAGCCGCCGCTGGAAG ACCGCCCACTGGTGAAGGCAAGAGAAGCCTGGAGATCGGCTGGGCCCCCGGGGCAGGTGGCAGACCCCTCTGGTAGGGGTCACAGGATGGGCAGGCAGAAGGAGAGAAAGAAGCTAGCTCCTCGGGCCATCCTTGAACACGGGAGAGGAGGAACAGGGTCTTCTCCACCCAGCTGCAGCCCTTCAAAGACCCCTGCAGAGGCCCTGTCTGCTCCACAGGCACCCAGAGATGCAGCCAGCAGGGAGAAGCCCAAGCTCAGGAAGATCTTGGTCGACCTTCGCCCCGTCCTGGAGAACGTCATGGAGCCCTGGGACTCTTGGGAGGGGTGTTCAGAGACGAGGAGCATCCGTAGCGCTGGGTGCTCTCCCCGGGAGCGTGGACAGCCCAGCAGGGGAGGCCGCGACAGCAGAGGTGGAGCCAGCGCCGTAGAAGATCAGACTCACCGGgtcacctctctgcctcccatAGCGGCCCAGCCCAGAGACAGCGGCCAGGCTGCCGTGGCACGTAAGCCACCCCTTAGCCAGGCGCAGGTGCCAAGAGACGGCGCACTCGCCCGCCAGGCTGCTCCGAGGCAGGAGCCCACGGCTCCAGTGACCTTCCCGAAGATAAgcctccagccagagccagcggagcagctgctgccccctgAGCGGAGCAGCTCAGCCGAGATG GCTGGAGCTGGCAGCCTCCTGAGGCCAGAGCGCTCCCCAGACATCCAGCTCCCCACCCGCCTGCTCCTGCAGCGCCTCCAGGAGACCACGACCAGCCAGAACCACCAGCTGATCGCTCAGGCGCTGCAGTCTCTGCgcaaggagctgcagggggaagcgCCTGCCTCGCCCAGCGA AGGGGAGAGGTGGCGTTTGCTCCGGGAGCCTGCGCTGAACAGGAAGGATGATGCCAGGAGGAGGAACAGGAAGGCCGTGGGGCTGCatcctggggctgcagagaggagaCTGGTGAAGCTCACCTGGAGGACAGGCAG CCCCATTGCCGGCAACACCAGGGAGGCAGCCTGCCCCCAAATCCACCGCTGA